The proteins below come from a single Ruegeria sp. SCSIO 43209 genomic window:
- a CDS encoding DUF5333 domain-containing protein codes for MTVVRLLAAICAISMPVMAEAKPPLRDVKEIDNELYYIAIANEISEYCPSISGRRLKAIGVMWDLRSKANKLGYSDKEIRAYVDSDAEKDRMRAKGEAYLIQNGVSYENPNSFCTLGRKEIERNSAIGVYLRAN; via the coding sequence ATGACTGTTGTACGACTTCTGGCCGCGATTTGCGCGATTTCGATGCCTGTAATGGCCGAAGCCAAACCACCCTTGAGGGATGTCAAAGAGATCGACAACGAACTCTACTACATCGCGATCGCAAATGAGATTTCGGAGTACTGTCCGTCGATCAGCGGGCGTCGACTTAAGGCGATTGGGGTGATGTGGGATCTGCGGTCCAAGGCGAACAAACTGGGATATTCGGACAAGGAAATCCGCGCCTATGTGGACTCGGATGCCGAAAAAGACAGGATGCGCGCCAAAGGTGAGGCGTATCTGATCCAAAACGGCGTGTCTTATGAAAATCCCAATTCTTTCTGCACGTTAGGGCGGAAAGAGATTGAAAGAAACAGCGCCATAGGCGTGTATTTGAGGGCGAACTAG
- the nuoG gene encoding NADH-quinone oxidoreductase subunit NuoG — protein MSDLRKVNIDGQEIEVDGAMTLIQACEQAGVEVPRFCYHERLSIAGNCRMCLVEVVGGPPKPAASCAMQVRDLRPGPEGQAPVVKTNSPMVKKAREGVMEFLLINHPLDCPICDQGGECDLQDQAMAYGLSGTRFKEAKRAVDDLDLGPLVGTAMTRCISCTRCVRFTTEVAGITQMGQTGRGEDAEITSYLNQTLDSNLQGNIIDLCPVGALTSKPYAFTARPWELTKTESIDVMDALGSSIRVDTKGREVMRFLPRNHDGVNEEWISDKTRFVWDGLRRQRLDRPYVRENGKLRPATWPEALNKAAEVLKGAEKPAGIVGDLASVEAIYALKQMIEGQGGIVECRTDGAKLPAGNRAAYAGTAAIEDIDAAERILLIGTNPRDEAPVLNARIRKAWAHGAEVALVGPAVDLTYEYHHVGSDRAALQTIVDMGGDDEIKSKRSLVIVGQGALQEADGSAVLAAAQAIASNTESGLIVLHTAASRVGAMDVDATNESGMEAVNAADVIYNLGADEVEIGEGAFVIYQGSHGDRGAHRADVILPGAAYTEENGLFVNTEGRPQLAMRAGFAPGEAKENWAILRALSAELGATLPYDTLAQLRTSLLESVPHLARIDEVIENEAAALQAGKLGEASFRNAIKDFYLTNPIARASQLMAELSAQAQTRKTEKIAAE, from the coding sequence ATGTCTGACCTCCGCAAAGTCAATATCGACGGGCAGGAAATCGAAGTCGATGGCGCGATGACACTGATCCAGGCCTGCGAGCAGGCCGGGGTCGAGGTGCCGCGCTTTTGCTATCACGAGCGTCTGTCGATTGCCGGGAACTGCCGGATGTGTCTGGTCGAGGTCGTGGGCGGCCCGCCGAAACCGGCGGCCTCCTGCGCGATGCAGGTGCGCGATCTGCGTCCGGGTCCGGAAGGGCAGGCACCGGTGGTCAAGACGAACTCGCCCATGGTCAAGAAGGCCCGCGAAGGGGTGATGGAGTTTCTGCTGATCAACCACCCGCTGGATTGCCCGATCTGCGATCAGGGCGGTGAGTGTGACCTGCAGGATCAGGCCATGGCCTATGGTCTGTCAGGGACGCGCTTCAAAGAAGCCAAGCGTGCCGTGGATGATCTGGACCTTGGTCCGCTGGTTGGCACCGCGATGACTCGCTGCATCAGTTGTACTCGTTGCGTGCGCTTCACCACAGAGGTCGCCGGGATCACCCAGATGGGTCAGACCGGACGCGGCGAAGATGCCGAGATCACCTCGTACCTGAACCAGACGCTGGATTCGAACCTGCAGGGCAACATCATCGATCTGTGCCCGGTAGGGGCGTTGACCTCGAAGCCATATGCATTCACCGCTCGCCCTTGGGAACTGACCAAAACCGAGAGTATCGACGTGATGGACGCTTTGGGCTCAAGCATCCGTGTAGATACCAAAGGGCGTGAAGTGATGCGCTTTCTGCCGCGCAACCATGACGGTGTGAACGAGGAATGGATCAGCGACAAGACCCGCTTTGTCTGGGACGGCTTACGGCGTCAGCGACTGGACAGGCCTTATGTGCGCGAAAACGGCAAGCTGCGTCCTGCCACATGGCCAGAAGCACTGAACAAAGCTGCTGAGGTTCTTAAGGGGGCCGAGAAACCGGCTGGGATCGTAGGTGATCTGGCTTCGGTTGAGGCCATCTATGCGCTGAAACAGATGATCGAAGGGCAAGGCGGTATCGTTGAGTGCCGCACCGACGGCGCCAAACTGCCTGCGGGTAACCGAGCAGCCTATGCCGGGACCGCGGCAATCGAAGATATTGATGCAGCTGAACGTATCCTGTTGATCGGGACCAACCCGCGTGACGAGGCTCCGGTTTTGAATGCTCGTATCCGCAAGGCCTGGGCACACGGCGCCGAGGTGGCCTTGGTCGGGCCTGCCGTCGATCTGACCTATGAGTATCACCATGTAGGCAGCGACCGTGCCGCGCTGCAGACCATCGTTGATATGGGTGGTGATGATGAGATCAAGAGCAAGCGCTCTCTTGTCATCGTCGGGCAGGGCGCGCTACAGGAGGCCGATGGCTCTGCCGTTCTGGCCGCCGCGCAAGCCATTGCAAGCAATACCGAAAGTGGGCTGATCGTTCTGCACACCGCGGCATCGCGCGTAGGTGCGATGGATGTGGATGCGACCAACGAAAGTGGCATGGAGGCGGTCAACGCGGCCGATGTGATCTATAACCTCGGTGCTGACGAAGTCGAGATCGGCGAGGGTGCTTTTGTGATCTATCAGGGCAGTCACGGCGATCGTGGCGCGCACCGCGCAGATGTGATCCTGCCGGGGGCGGCTTACACAGAAGAAAACGGTCTGTTCGTGAACACCGAAGGGCGTCCTCAACTCGCCATGCGCGCAGGCTTTGCACCGGGAGAGGCCAAGGAAAACTGGGCAATCCTAAGGGCGTTGTCTGCCGAGCTGGGGGCTACTCTGCCCTACGATACATTGGCTCAGTTGCGCACCTCCTTGCTCGAATCTGTTCCGCATCTGGCGCGCATTGATGAGGTGATTGAGAATGAAGCAGCGGCGCTACAAGCCGGAAAATTGGGAGAAGCCAGCTTCCGCAATGCAATCAAGGATTTCTACCTGACCAACCCGATTGCCCGCGCCTCGCAATTGATGGCCGAACTATCGGCACAGGCGCAGACCCGCAAGACTGAGAAGATTGCGGCTGAATGA